The Erigeron canadensis isolate Cc75 chromosome 4, C_canadensis_v1, whole genome shotgun sequence genome window below encodes:
- the LOC122595256 gene encoding thioredoxin domain-containing protein 2-like, giving the protein MFDHLMNRRVRFADVRHQHVLPTKAVHTDAQTIIASQSMPSKSNLRHVTPKRGRLPSQNRPITPQRGHLPHQQVRPITPQRGHLPHQQMRHITPQRGQVPSQHSQSSVSNKEYLPHRQMSPRDAPAVVVQLDISAAIETSSSSTRISENLSTEPAISDTSSVTNASISEYIAAQRIEIPHSERVISSAWGQPPMLVEYSAPDVVSSCAYLRRYEATIMPSNEDNTTVSVGNHTTLEEAFSEDQISSPEVPSVNPADIASDEQSEP; this is encoded by the exons ATGTTTGATCATCTAATGAACAGAAGGGTTAGGTTCGCTGATGTAAGACACCAGCATGTACTTCCCACAAAGGCTGTGCATACTGATGCTCAAACTATTATAGCATCTCAATCTATGCCTTCAAAATCTAATCTAAGGCATGTTACTCCTAAAAGAGGAAGACTGCCTTCTCAAAACaggcctataactcctcagcgggGACACCTTCCTCATCAGCAGGtaaggcctataactcctcagcgaggacatttgccacatcagcaaatgagACATATTACTCCACAAAGAGGACAAGTGCCCTCTCAGCACAGTCAATCCTCAGTGTCCAACAAGGAGTACTTACCCCATAGACAAATGAG CCCAAGAGATGCTCCAGCGGTTGTAGTTCAACTAGACATCTCTGCAGCTATTGAAACATCTTCATCCTCTACAcggatcagtgagaacctctctactgagCCTGCTATCAGTGACACCTCCTCTGTCACAAATGCAAGCATTTCTGAATACATTGCAGCTCAGCGCATTGAAATTCCCCATTCTGAGAGGGTTATTTCTAGCGCTTGGGGACAACCTCCAATGCTGGTTGAGTATAGCGCTCCTGATGTAGTGAGCAGCTGTGCATATCTTCGTAGATATGAAGCCACCATAATGCCCTCCAATGAAGATAACACTACTGTCTCTGTAGGAAATCACACTACTCTTGAGGAGGCTTTCTCTGAAGACCAAATATCCTCCCCTGAAGTACCTTCAGttaatcctgctgacatagCATCGGATGAACAAAGTGAACCCTAA